One Myotis daubentonii chromosome 3, mMyoDau2.1, whole genome shotgun sequence genomic window carries:
- the PARS2 gene encoding probable proline--tRNA ligase, mitochondrial, producing MEGLLTRCRALPALATCNHQLSGYIPRRFSHCAPGRGKRLALSCMFQPQNLREDQVLPVEGRSGDLTCKSQRLMLQVGLIHPASSGCYHLLPYTVRAMEKLVRVIDQEMQAIGGQKVNMPSLSPAELWRASNRWDLMGRELLRLRDRHGKEYCLGPTHEEAITALVASQKTLSYKQLPFLLYQVTRKFRDEPRPRFGLLRGREFYMKDMYTFDSSPEAARQTYSLVCDAYGGLFDRLGLRCVKVQADVGSIGGTMSHEFQLPVEIGEDRFAICTSCSFSANVETLGSSQMNCPACQGPLTETRGIEVGHTFYLGTKYSSIFNAQFINIHGKPSLAEMGCYGLGVTRILAAAIEVLSTEDCIRWPSLLAPYQVCLIPPKKGSKEEVAAELTGQLYDHISEAVPQLRGEILLDDRTHLTIGNRLKDANKFGYPFVIIAGKRALEDPAHFEVWCQNTSEVVFLTKEAVVELLSHVQVV from the coding sequence ATGGAAGGGCTGCTGACAAGATGCAGAGCACTGCCCGCTCTGGCCACCTGCAACCACCAGCTCTCTGGGTACATTCCCCGCAGGTTTTCCCACTGTGCCCCAGGGAGAGGGAAGCGCTTGGCGCTGTCCTGCATGTTCCAGCCCCAGAACCTTCGGGAAGACCAGGTGCTCCCAGTGGAGGGCAGATCTGGCGACCTGACCTGTAAGAGCCAGCGGCTGATGCTGCAGGTGGGCCTGATCCACCCAGCAAGCTCCGGCTGTTACCACCTCCTGCCCTACACTGTTCGTGCCATGGAGAAGCTGGTGCGGGTGATAGACCAGGAGATGCAGGCCATTGGCGGGCAGAAGGTCAACatgcccagcctcagcccagcaGAGCTCTGGCGAGCCTCCAACCGGTGGGACTTGATGGGCAGGGAGCTGCTAAGACTTAGAGACAGACATGGCAAGGAATACTGCTTAGGACCAACTCATGAGGAAGCCATTACAGCCCTGGTCGCCTCCCAGAAGACACTGTCCTACAAGCAGCTCCCATTCCTGCTGTACCAGGTGACAAGGAAGTTTCGGGATGAGCCCAGGCCCCGCTTTGGTCTTCTCCGTGGCCGAGAGTTTTACATGAAGGACATGTACACCTTCGACTCCTCCCCAGAGGCCGCCCGGCAGACCTACAGCCTGGTATGTGATGCCTACGGCGGCCTGTTCGACAGGCTGGGGCTGCGGTGTGTCAAGGTCCAGGCAGACGTGGGCAGCATCGGGGGCACGATGTCTCACGAGTTCCAGCTCCCAGTGGAGATCGGAGAGGACCGGTTTGCTATCTGCACCAGCTGCAGCTTCTCGGCCAACGTGGAGACGCTAGGCTCGTCTCAAATGAACTGCCCTGCTTGCCAGGGACCACTGACTGAAACCAGAGGCATTGAGGTGGGGCACACGTTTTACCTGGGCACCAAGTACTCCTCCATTTTCAATGCCCAGTTTATCAACATCCATGGCAAACCTTCCCTGGCTGAAATGGGGTGCTATGGCTTAGGTGTGACACGGATCTTGGCTGCTGCCATTGAGGTTCTCTCTACAGAAGATTGCATTCGCTGGCCTAGCCTCCTGGCTCCTTACCAAGTCTGCCTCATCCCCCCGAAGAAGGGCAGTAAGGAAGAGGTGGCTGCAGAGCTCACGGGGCAGCTGTATGACCACATCTCAGAGGCAGTGCCGCAGCTTCGTGGGGAGATCCTACTGGATGACAGGACCCATCTGACCATTGGAAACAGACTGAAGGATGCCAACAAATTTGGCTACCCCTTTGTGATCATCGCCGGCAAGAGGGCCTTGGAGGACCCTGCCCATTTTGAGGTTTGGTGCCAGAACACCAGCGAAGTGGTCTTTCTCACCAAAGAAGCAGTCGTAGAATTACTGAGCCACGTGCAGGTTGTCTAA